A window of the Streptomyces luomodiensis genome harbors these coding sequences:
- a CDS encoding isocitrate lyase/PEP mutase family protein encodes MLYGNSLREAISSPHTTPLIGIYDMYSASIAAQHYNGFFVSGFGFAASHYGLPDIGFIAWPDMLAFVERLRLAFPEHHLLVDIDDGYVDHEVACHVVQRLERTGASGVILEDQRRPRRCGHADGKLLLPLEEYLEKLHLVLSARKDLVVVARTDASEESEILRRAAALAETDADVVLVDGVRSVEWIRKVRRVIGDKPLLFNQIAGGKSPRLSLTELSGLGVDVAIYSTPCLFAAHGAIDGALSDLKTSDGRLPDTRETGAIGVKGATELLEKNISRHHGNRRPAKV; translated from the coding sequence ATGCTCTACGGCAATTCCCTCCGAGAGGCCATCAGTTCGCCTCACACCACACCCCTCATCGGCATCTACGACATGTACTCGGCATCCATCGCCGCCCAGCACTACAACGGCTTCTTCGTATCCGGATTCGGTTTCGCCGCCTCGCATTACGGGCTGCCGGATATCGGTTTCATCGCCTGGCCCGACATGCTCGCCTTCGTGGAGCGGCTGCGGCTCGCCTTCCCCGAACACCATCTGCTGGTGGACATCGACGACGGCTATGTGGACCACGAGGTCGCCTGCCATGTGGTGCAGCGGCTGGAGCGTACCGGGGCCTCCGGGGTGATCCTGGAGGACCAGCGGCGCCCGCGCCGCTGCGGCCACGCGGACGGCAAGCTGCTCCTGCCGCTCGAGGAGTACCTCGAAAAGCTCCACCTGGTGCTGAGCGCCAGGAAGGACCTGGTGGTGGTGGCGCGCACGGACGCCTCCGAGGAGTCGGAGATCCTGCGCCGGGCGGCCGCGCTGGCCGAGACCGACGCGGACGTCGTCCTCGTCGACGGGGTGCGCAGCGTGGAGTGGATCCGCAAGGTCCGCAGGGTCATCGGCGACAAGCCCCTGCTGTTCAACCAGATCGCGGGCGGGAAGTCGCCGCGGCTCTCCCTGACCGAACTGTCCGGACTGGGGGTGGATGTCGCGATCTACAGCACCCCGTGTCTGTTCGCCGCCCATGGGGCGATCGACGGCGCGCTGAGCGATCTCAAGACGTCGGACGGGCGGCTGCCGGACACCCGGGAGACCGGGGCCATCGGGGTCAAGGGCGCCACGGAGCTGCTGGAGAAGAACATCAGCAGGCACCACGGCAACCGCCGGCCGGCCAAGGTCTGA
- the proP gene encoding glycine betaine/L-proline transporter ProP, whose protein sequence is MRNEPVHGKELLVPVRTDVEASASAVSRHRLLWRAIQRRKNPPLRRSDITVTEEKTVRKAVKAAALGNAMEWFDFGIYSYLAVTIGKVFFPSGNDTVQVLSSLATFAVAFLVRPVGGMFFGPLGDRIGRKKVLSFTMIMMASSTLAIGLIPAYTTIGFWSPALLILFRMLQGFSTGGEYGGASTFIAEYAPDKRRGYYGSFLEFGTLIGYTAAAGLVTILTVTLADSSMDSWGWRIPFLAAAPIGLVGLYLRLKLDDTPAFQKLEDEGSTSAADRESLPFWQVFRTQWRAMVLCMALVAAYNITDYMLLSYMPTYLSDTLHYSSTSALVPIIIVMLVLMAAITFVGRFSDHIGRKPVLMAGSVGFLVLAVPCFLLIKQGGIVPVFAGLLLLGLCLLPYVSVMSASLPALFPTNVRYGSLSIAFNISVSLFGGTTPLVTEGLISSTGNDLMPAFYTMLAAVVGIIAAAVMKETARKPLEGSPPAVATKEEAIALVESQRS, encoded by the coding sequence ATGCGCAACGAGCCTGTCCACGGAAAAGAGTTGCTTGTGCCTGTCCGAACCGATGTCGAAGCCTCCGCGTCCGCCGTCTCCCGGCACCGCCTGCTGTGGCGTGCCATCCAGCGACGCAAGAACCCCCCACTGCGCCGGAGCGACATCACGGTCACCGAGGAGAAGACCGTCCGGAAAGCGGTGAAGGCCGCGGCGCTGGGTAACGCCATGGAATGGTTCGACTTCGGGATCTACAGCTATCTCGCGGTCACCATCGGAAAGGTTTTCTTCCCGTCAGGTAATGATACGGTCCAGGTGCTTTCCTCCCTCGCGACCTTCGCGGTGGCCTTTCTGGTCCGCCCGGTGGGAGGCATGTTCTTCGGTCCGCTCGGTGACCGGATAGGCCGTAAGAAGGTATTGTCCTTCACGATGATCATGATGGCGTCCAGCACGCTCGCCATCGGACTCATCCCCGCCTATACGACCATCGGCTTCTGGTCGCCCGCGCTGCTCATCCTGTTCCGTATGCTCCAGGGATTCTCCACCGGTGGGGAATACGGCGGCGCCTCCACCTTCATCGCCGAATACGCGCCCGACAAACGTCGCGGGTACTACGGCAGCTTCCTGGAATTCGGCACGCTGATCGGCTACACCGCGGCGGCCGGACTGGTCACCATTCTCACCGTGACGCTCGCCGACTCCTCGATGGATTCCTGGGGTTGGCGCATTCCGTTCCTGGCCGCCGCGCCGATCGGACTGGTCGGTCTGTATCTGCGGCTGAAGCTCGACGACACCCCCGCGTTCCAGAAACTGGAGGACGAGGGCTCCACCAGCGCGGCGGACCGCGAGAGCCTGCCGTTCTGGCAGGTGTTCCGCACCCAGTGGCGGGCGATGGTGCTGTGCATGGCGCTGGTCGCCGCGTACAACATCACCGACTACATGCTGCTGTCCTACATGCCGACCTATCTGTCGGACACCCTCCACTACAGCAGCACCAGCGCCCTGGTCCCGATCATCATCGTGATGCTGGTGCTCATGGCCGCCATCACCTTCGTCGGCCGGTTCTCCGACCACATCGGCCGCAAGCCCGTGCTGATGGCCGGCTCCGTCGGCTTCCTGGTGCTCGCCGTGCCGTGCTTCCTGCTCATCAAACAGGGCGGGATCGTCCCGGTCTTCGCCGGGCTGCTGCTCCTGGGGCTGTGCCTGCTGCCGTACGTGAGCGTGATGTCCGCCTCGCTCCCCGCCCTCTTCCCGACGAATGTGCGCTACGGCTCGCTCTCCATCGCCTTCAACATCTCCGTCTCGCTCTTCGGCGGCACCACCCCGCTGGTGACCGAGGGCCTGATCAGCTCCACCGGGAACGATCTGATGCCCGCCTTCTACACGATGCTCGCCGCGGTCGTCGGCATCATCGCCGCCGCCGTGATGAAGGAGACGGCCCGCAAGCCGCTGGAGGGCTCGCCCCCCGCCGTGGCCACCAAGGAAGAGGCCATCGCGCTGGTGGAGTCCCAGCGCTCCTGA
- a CDS encoding helix-turn-helix domain-containing protein produces the protein MTTAAPPRVGTLLRAWRDRRRLSQLELALRADSSARHISFIETGRSRPSQELLLRLADRLDVPVRERNALLVAAGYAPHYPERSVDDPSMSALRASLERLLTGYEPYPALVVDGTYEVLAANRGITALLQGVAEHLLKPPLNAMRLTLHPEGLAPRIRNLREWRGHLLDQMDRQLALMRSAPLRALYDEVAAYPLPGTGGRETATAGDTPPFALPMMIEHDGRVLSFISTIATFNTPMDVTVSELAIETFLPADPETAAALGRFSRP, from the coding sequence ATGACGACTGCCGCGCCGCCCCGGGTGGGCACACTGCTGCGCGCATGGCGGGACCGCCGCCGGCTGAGCCAGCTGGAGCTCGCGCTGCGCGCCGACTCCTCCGCCCGCCACATCAGTTTCATCGAGACCGGCCGGTCGCGGCCGAGCCAGGAGCTGCTGCTCCGGCTCGCCGACCGGCTCGATGTGCCCGTCCGCGAGCGGAACGCCCTGCTGGTCGCCGCCGGTTACGCCCCGCACTACCCGGAGCGTTCGGTGGACGACCCGTCGATGAGCGCCCTGCGCGCGTCCCTGGAGCGGCTGCTGACCGGCTATGAGCCGTATCCGGCGCTGGTGGTGGACGGCACCTATGAGGTGCTGGCGGCGAACCGGGGCATCACGGCGCTCCTTCAGGGGGTGGCGGAGCATCTGCTGAAGCCGCCGCTGAACGCGATGCGCCTCACCCTCCACCCCGAGGGGCTGGCCCCGCGCATCCGAAACCTTCGGGAGTGGCGCGGCCATCTGCTGGACCAGATGGACCGGCAGCTGGCGCTGATGCGCTCCGCGCCGCTGCGCGCGCTGTACGACGAGGTGGCCGCGTATCCGCTGCCCGGGACCGGTGGCCGGGAGACGGCCACCGCCGGTGACACCCCGCCCTTCGCGCTGCCGATGATGATCGAGCACGACGGGCGGGTGCTGTCGTTCATCTCGACGATCGCGACCTTCAACACCCCCATGGACGTCACGGTCTCCGAGCTGGCCATCGAGACGTTCCTGCCGGCCGACCCGGAGACCGCCGCCGCGCTGGGGCGGTTCAGCCGGCCGTAG
- a CDS encoding 4a-hydroxytetrahydrobiopterin dehydratase has protein sequence MAVEPLTDQEIQGRLEQLPGWSFADDRLTRTYVFKGHPQAAGLVAEVATIQEELDHHSDLTLGYNKVAVSVNTHSVGGKVTALDFDLAARIEAIAPQHGARTD, from the coding sequence ATGGCAGTCGAGCCGCTCACCGACCAGGAGATCCAGGGACGTCTGGAGCAGCTTCCCGGCTGGTCGTTCGCGGACGACCGGCTGACCCGGACGTACGTCTTCAAGGGGCACCCACAGGCGGCCGGGCTGGTCGCGGAGGTGGCCACGATCCAGGAGGAGCTCGACCACCACTCCGACCTGACCCTCGGCTACAACAAGGTGGCCGTCTCGGTGAACACCCACAGCGTCGGCGGCAAGGTGACCGCGCTCGACTTCGACCTCGCCGCCCGCATCGAAGCAATCGCCCCCCAACACGGCGCCCGCACCGACTGA